A DNA window from Leptolyngbya sp. KIOST-1 contains the following coding sequences:
- a CDS encoding NAD(P)H-dependent flavin oxidoreductase: MQTLPSLTIGQYTVPYPIVQGGMGIRVSGANLAAAVANAGGIGIISAVGLGMQSPHFNIDEKNPKKRQTEFFRANQLALIDELQKARALSPKGVLGVNIMVAARDYESLVRTAVDHGIDLIFSGAGLPLNLPEITAHRPEVALVPIISSVRAAQVICKKWQRLYDRLPDAFVVENPQAAGGHLGAKAEDLGDPAIAPETVLPALVQYLSGFERPIPVVAAGGICDRASLTHALSLGASGTQIGTRFIPTEECDADPRYKEFHLQARPEDIVLVPSPVGLPGRALRNAFVDRVNRGDTPGLKDQCFANCLQVCKFRDRRETYCILRALDRACRGDVDNGLVFAGSCVGGSPRIQPVAEVMAELVAG; this comes from the coding sequence ATGCAAACTCTCCCTTCTCTGACCATTGGCCAGTACACTGTCCCCTACCCGATTGTTCAAGGCGGCATGGGTATTCGCGTATCCGGTGCCAACCTGGCGGCGGCGGTAGCCAACGCGGGCGGCATCGGCATCATCTCGGCGGTTGGCCTGGGGATGCAGTCTCCCCATTTCAACATTGACGAAAAAAATCCCAAAAAACGCCAGACTGAGTTTTTTCGGGCCAACCAGTTGGCCCTGATCGACGAACTGCAAAAGGCCCGTGCCCTCAGCCCGAAGGGCGTGCTCGGTGTCAATATTATGGTGGCCGCGCGGGACTATGAATCGCTGGTGCGCACCGCCGTCGATCACGGCATCGACCTGATCTTTTCGGGGGCGGGACTGCCCCTGAACCTGCCGGAAATCACCGCCCATCGGCCCGAGGTGGCGCTGGTGCCCATTATCTCCAGCGTTCGCGCCGCCCAGGTGATCTGCAAAAAGTGGCAGCGCCTGTACGATCGCCTGCCCGACGCCTTTGTGGTCGAAAACCCCCAGGCAGCGGGCGGGCACCTGGGAGCCAAGGCCGAAGACCTGGGCGACCCGGCGATCGCCCCTGAGACCGTCCTTCCCGCCCTGGTGCAATACCTGAGCGGGTTCGAACGCCCCATCCCCGTGGTGGCGGCGGGCGGCATCTGCGATCGCGCCTCCCTGACCCATGCCCTCAGCCTGGGGGCCAGCGGCACGCAGATTGGCACCCGGTTCATCCCCACCGAGGAGTGCGACGCCGACCCGCGCTACAAGGAGTTTCACCTCCAGGCCCGGCCCGAGGACATTGTGCTGGTGCCTAGCCCGGTTGGCTTACCCGGTCGCGCCCTGCGCAATGCCTTCGTCGATCGCGTTAACAGGGGCGACACTCCTGGCCTCAAGGATCAGTGCTTTGCCAACTGCCTCCAGGTGTGCAAGTTTCGCGATCGCCGCGAGACCTACTGTATTCTGCGTGCCCTCGATCGCGCCTGCCGGGGTGATGTGGACAATGGCCTGGTGTTCGCGGGCAGCTGCGTGGGGGGCAGCCCGCGAATCCAGCCCGTGGCCGAGGTGATGGCTGAGTTGGTCGCGGGCTAG
- the murA gene encoding UDP-N-acetylglucosamine 1-carboxyvinyltransferase gives MELSVVEDTAIVTSIGLPNPVTAAEADGAVLKITGGASLAGQVTISGAKNSALVVMAGTLLCSQPCRIRNIPNLMDIERMGEVLTALGVTLKREGDALTVDASTIAHTKAPYDVVSRLRASFFVIGPLLARMGVARIPLPGGCAIGARPVELHVRGLQAMGADVHIEHGTVHAYVPGSGGRLRGAKIYLDYPSVGATETLMMAATLADGETIIENAAQEPEVTDLANFCRAMGARIRGAGTNTITISGVPSLHSTDYGIIPDRIEAGTFLVAGAITRSEISLSPVIPEHLTAVIAKLHEMGGQVVIDGPSRVRYVPSHTIVPTDIQTGPFPGFPTDMQAQFMALMAVCEGSSLITETVFENRLRHVAELNRMGADIRLNGNCAIIKGVHQLSGAPVLATDLRASAALVLAGLAAKGGTTIQGLHHLDRGYDDLEGKLRLLGANLCRYTDGAAVTA, from the coding sequence GTGGAGTTATCAGTTGTGGAGGACACCGCCATCGTTACATCCATCGGTTTGCCCAACCCTGTGACCGCTGCCGAAGCGGATGGTGCTGTACTCAAAATCACTGGCGGTGCTTCCCTAGCGGGCCAGGTCACCATTAGCGGTGCCAAAAACTCGGCCCTGGTGGTGATGGCAGGTACGTTGCTCTGCTCGCAGCCCTGCCGCATTCGCAATATCCCCAACCTGATGGACATCGAGCGGATGGGCGAAGTGCTGACCGCCCTGGGGGTGACGCTCAAGCGCGAAGGCGATGCTCTCACCGTCGATGCCAGCACCATTGCCCACACTAAAGCGCCCTACGATGTGGTCAGTCGGCTGCGAGCCAGCTTTTTTGTGATTGGTCCCCTGCTTGCCCGCATGGGGGTGGCGCGGATTCCCCTGCCCGGCGGCTGCGCCATTGGCGCTCGCCCGGTGGAGCTGCACGTGCGCGGTCTGCAGGCGATGGGGGCCGATGTCCACATCGAGCACGGCACGGTGCACGCCTACGTTCCCGGCAGCGGCGGACGGCTGAGGGGAGCCAAAATTTACCTCGACTACCCCAGTGTGGGGGCCACTGAAACCCTGATGATGGCGGCCACCCTGGCCGATGGCGAAACCATTATCGAAAATGCCGCCCAGGAGCCGGAGGTCACCGACCTGGCCAACTTCTGCCGGGCTATGGGGGCGCGCATTCGCGGCGCAGGCACCAATACCATTACGATCAGCGGGGTGCCCAGCCTGCACAGCACCGACTACGGCATTATTCCAGACCGAATTGAGGCGGGCACGTTTCTGGTGGCCGGGGCGATTACCCGTTCCGAAATCAGCCTGTCGCCAGTTATTCCTGAACACCTGACCGCTGTGATTGCCAAGCTCCACGAAATGGGGGGCCAAGTTGTGATCGACGGGCCCAGTCGGGTGCGCTACGTGCCCTCCCACACCATTGTGCCGACCGATATTCAAACCGGGCCGTTTCCCGGCTTTCCCACCGACATGCAGGCTCAGTTTATGGCGCTGATGGCGGTGTGCGAAGGCAGCAGCCTGATTACCGAAACGGTGTTTGAAAACCGTCTGCGCCACGTGGCCGAACTCAACCGGATGGGGGCCGACATTCGCCTCAACGGCAACTGCGCCATTATTAAAGGGGTGCACCAGCTCTCCGGCGCACCGGTCCTGGCCACGGACCTGCGGGCCTCGGCGGCCCTGGTGCTGGCGGGCCTGGCGGCCAAGGGTGGCACTACGATTCAGGGCCTGCACCACCTCGATCGCGGCTACGACGACCTGGAGGGCAAGCTGCGCCTGCTGGGGGCCAACCTGTGCCGCTACACCGACGGCGCGGCGGTCACCGCTTAA
- a CDS encoding TrmH family RNA methyltransferase — translation MLTSLQNPLVKSVRKLHQAKARRSQAQFLLEGTHLIQEALAANYPLQVACYTPAWEVAHPDLALALQSVERVEQVSEAVLEAMATTQHPDGVVAIAPQVLRSPQPAIQGIGLAIETLQDPGNLGTIIRTAVATGVCGLWLSADSVAPDHPRVLRASAGQWFRLPLAVVDDLDTPLEGWSQAGIQIVATSSHAAVDYWSVDFTQPTVIVLGNEGAGLSESLQRRATVQVRIPMAEEVESLNVGISAALLLYEALRQRRG, via the coding sequence ATGCTCACGAGCCTGCAAAATCCCCTGGTGAAATCCGTTCGCAAGCTGCACCAGGCCAAGGCGCGGCGATCGCAGGCCCAGTTTTTGCTCGAAGGCACCCACTTAATTCAGGAAGCCCTGGCGGCTAACTATCCCCTGCAGGTGGCCTGCTATACCCCCGCCTGGGAGGTGGCCCATCCCGATCTGGCCCTGGCTCTACAGTCGGTCGAGCGGGTCGAACAGGTATCTGAAGCGGTGCTGGAGGCAATGGCGACCACCCAGCACCCCGACGGCGTCGTGGCGATCGCCCCTCAGGTACTCCGGTCCCCACAACCCGCTATTCAGGGGATTGGGTTGGCGATCGAAACGCTCCAAGACCCCGGCAACCTGGGCACCATCATTCGCACGGCAGTGGCCACCGGAGTCTGTGGCCTGTGGCTCAGCGCCGACAGCGTTGCCCCCGACCACCCCAGGGTGCTGCGGGCCTCGGCGGGGCAGTGGTTTCGGTTGCCCCTGGCGGTGGTGGACGATCTGGACACCCCCCTGGAGGGCTGGAGCCAGGCCGGGATACAGATCGTGGCCACCAGTTCCCACGCCGCGGTGGACTACTGGTCAGTGGATTTTACTCAACCGACCGTGATTGTGCTGGGCAACGAGGGGGCCGGGCTGTCGGAGTCGCTGCAGCGCCGGGCGACCGTACAGGTACGCATTCCCATGGCAGAGGAGGTGGAGTCGCTGAATGTGGGCATTTCGGCGGCACTGTTGCTTTATGAGGCTCTGAGGCAGCGGCGGGGGTGA
- the lpdA gene encoding dihydrolipoyl dehydrogenase: MSDAFDYDLLIIGAGVGGHGAALHAVKRGLKTAIVEADVMGGTCVNRGCIPSKALLAASGRVRELRNEHHLKSLGISVGSVTYDREAIADHAKTLVSKIQGDMTNSLTRLGVDIIKGWARLAGEQKVAIATPDGEKMVTAQDIILSPGSVPFVPPGIETDGKTVFTSDEALKLDWLPDWIAIIGSGYIGLEFSDVYTALGCEVTIIEALDQLMPTFDPDIAKIAQRVLIAPRDIETRAGVIAQKVTPGSPVVIELADRETREVVETLEVDACLVATGRIPATKDLGLEKVGVETDRRGFIPVDDHLQVLRGGEPVPHLWAIGDATGKMMLAHAASAQGILTVETICGEPRQVNYLSIPAAAFTHPEVSFVGLTEPAAKTLAEAEGFAIDTVRTYFKGNSKALAEGESDGLAKVIYRKDTGEILGAHIIGMHAADLIQEAANAIASGQTVTDLSFCVHTHPTLSEVLDEAFKRAVVVPA, from the coding sequence GTGAGCGACGCATTTGATTACGATTTGCTGATTATTGGTGCTGGGGTAGGGGGCCACGGAGCCGCCCTCCACGCCGTCAAGCGGGGGCTGAAGACGGCCATTGTGGAGGCCGATGTGATGGGAGGCACCTGCGTCAACCGGGGCTGTATTCCCTCTAAGGCGCTGCTGGCGGCCTCGGGCCGGGTGCGAGAGCTGCGTAACGAGCACCACCTCAAGTCCCTGGGCATTTCGGTGGGCAGTGTCACCTACGACCGCGAGGCGATCGCCGACCACGCCAAGACCCTGGTCAGCAAAATTCAGGGCGACATGACCAACAGCCTCACCCGGCTGGGGGTGGACATCATCAAGGGCTGGGCCAGGCTGGCGGGGGAGCAAAAAGTGGCGATCGCCACCCCCGACGGCGAAAAGATGGTCACTGCCCAGGACATCATTCTGTCGCCGGGGTCGGTTCCGTTTGTGCCCCCCGGCATTGAGACTGACGGCAAAACGGTATTTACCAGCGACGAAGCGCTCAAGCTTGACTGGCTGCCCGACTGGATCGCCATCATCGGCAGCGGCTACATCGGCCTGGAATTTTCGGATGTGTACACCGCCCTGGGCTGCGAGGTCACGATTATCGAAGCGCTGGACCAGCTGATGCCCACCTTCGACCCCGACATCGCCAAGATCGCCCAGCGGGTGCTGATTGCCCCCCGCGACATCGAAACCCGCGCCGGAGTGATCGCCCAGAAGGTGACCCCCGGCAGCCCGGTGGTGATCGAGCTGGCCGATCGCGAAACCCGCGAGGTGGTCGAAACCCTGGAGGTGGATGCCTGCCTGGTTGCCACTGGACGAATCCCCGCCACTAAGGACTTGGGCCTGGAGAAGGTCGGCGTAGAAACCGATCGCCGGGGCTTTATTCCCGTCGATGACCACCTGCAGGTGCTGCGGGGCGGCGAGCCGGTGCCCCACCTGTGGGCGATCGGCGACGCCACCGGCAAAATGATGCTGGCCCACGCCGCCTCCGCCCAGGGTATTCTCACCGTGGAAACCATCTGCGGCGAGCCGCGCCAGGTGAACTACCTGAGCATTCCGGCGGCGGCCTTTACCCACCCCGAGGTCAGCTTTGTGGGGCTGACCGAACCCGCCGCCAAGACCCTGGCCGAGGCTGAGGGGTTTGCCATCGACACCGTGCGCACCTACTTTAAGGGCAACTCCAAGGCCCTGGCCGAGGGCGAGTCGGACGGACTGGCCAAGGTGATCTACCGCAAGGACACGGGCGAAATCCTCGGGGCCCACATCATCGGCATGCACGCGGCGGACCTGATCCAGGAGGCGGCCAACGCGATCGCCAGTGGCCAGACCGTCACCGACCTGTCCTTCTGCGTCCACACCCACCCCACCCTCTCGGAGGTGCTCGACGAGGCCTTCAAACGGGCCGTGGTCGTTCCCGCCTGA
- the trpC gene encoding indole-3-glycerol phosphate synthase TrpC, whose amino-acid sequence MKIRRRPPNPAVAVKNLQYQIKADDAEPRHILEKIVWHKESEVAALRERLPLADLQRQVLDAPPPRDFVAALRDGRTTPALIAEVKKASPSQGVMREDFDPVAIAQTYAAHGASCLSVLTDKAFFHGDFEYLAQIRQAVDLPLLCKEFIIYPYQMYLARLKGADAVLLIAAILTDQDLTYFVQIAKALGMAVLVEVHTLEELDRVLAVPGLALIGINNRDLETFTTRLETTAELVAARREKLTASGAVVVSESGIHTPSDLQAVTAAGATAVLIGESLIRQPDPGLAIDRLYEKNIA is encoded by the coding sequence ATGAAGATTCGCCGCCGCCCTCCCAACCCCGCTGTCGCGGTCAAAAATTTGCAATACCAGATCAAAGCCGATGACGCCGAGCCCAGGCACATTTTGGAAAAAATCGTCTGGCACAAGGAGTCCGAGGTGGCCGCCCTGCGGGAACGCCTGCCCCTGGCCGACCTGCAGCGCCAGGTGCTGGATGCGCCCCCGCCCCGCGACTTTGTAGCCGCCCTGCGCGACGGCCGCACCACCCCAGCCCTGATTGCCGAGGTCAAAAAAGCGTCCCCCAGCCAGGGGGTAATGCGCGAAGATTTTGACCCGGTGGCGATCGCGCAGACCTATGCCGCCCATGGGGCTAGCTGCCTTTCGGTGCTCACCGACAAAGCCTTTTTCCATGGCGATTTTGAGTACCTGGCCCAGATTCGTCAGGCGGTAGACCTGCCCCTGCTGTGTAAAGAGTTCATCATCTACCCCTACCAGATGTACCTGGCCCGGCTAAAAGGGGCCGACGCGGTGCTGCTGATCGCCGCCATTCTGACCGACCAGGATCTGACCTACTTTGTACAGATTGCCAAAGCCCTGGGCATGGCGGTGCTGGTCGAAGTGCACACCCTCGAAGAGCTGGATCGGGTGCTGGCGGTGCCGGGGCTGGCGCTGATCGGTATCAACAACCGCGATTTAGAAACGTTTACTACCCGGTTGGAGACCACCGCCGAGCTAGTCGCGGCGCGGCGGGAGAAGCTGACCGCCAGCGGGGCCGTAGTCGTCAGCGAATCCGGCATTCACACCCCGAGCGATCTGCAGGCGGTGACGGCGGCCGGGGCAACGGCGGTGCTGATTGGCGAGTCGCTGATTCGGCAGCCCGACCCTGGACTGGCCATCGATCGCCTTTATGAAAAAAACATCGCCTAG
- a CDS encoding DUF5340 domain-containing protein: MANLGKPLPLPSHIHYELLLRLLEQQTMSVAYQHPQIRLQVQELIIALRKALSQQRQLEETCKQVQIDIEYQWSTNQMGDRLRPEDITPDIAS, translated from the coding sequence ATGGCAAATTTAGGCAAACCGCTCCCGTTACCCTCCCACATTCATTACGAGCTGTTGCTGCGGCTGCTGGAGCAGCAGACCATGTCGGTGGCCTACCAACATCCCCAGATTCGACTGCAGGTGCAGGAGCTGATCATTGCCCTGCGCAAGGCTCTGTCGCAGCAGCGCCAGCTTGAGGAAACCTGCAAGCAGGTCCAGATTGACATCGAGTACCAGTGGTCCACCAACCAGATGGGCGATCGCCTGCGACCCGAAGACATTACCCCCGACATCGCCTCCTGA